Part of the Megalopta genalis isolate 19385.01 chromosome 6, iyMegGena1_principal, whole genome shotgun sequence genome, TTTACTTTGCACAATATGGCGTTTACTGCATGATTTTTATACAATGTTCACTCTACAAGCAATAAACAATTCAAAGATATATTTGACATCGCGTGCAAATAATTTCTACTGTGTAAATAAATGACAAAAGATTATGTCGCTGTAAACATTTCGATCTACAATCGAAGCGACAGTCGGTTGCATTTAAAAAACGATCTTGCAATAATATTTCCACAGTTCCGAATTTGTTGTTAATGTAAACATCGGAAAATTCTGGTTTACACGGGGTTTCACGGTCGCGCGAATCGGTAAAATAGTAACCGTTTACCTTGGTAGCAAGGGTAGCGTGCTACCGAAGAGCCAGAGCTTTCTATCTTGGAGCCATTTGTCCATGCGAAGGTGTTTCTCAGAAAAATCTCGCTCGATGGACGACGTACGCAGGATGCATCGTCGAGAACTTCACTCTAACTTTCGCTGATCGCGTCTGACCGTACGGCATTATTGACAGGCCGGCCCGTGGTAGTCATTACCAACAACACCCACGTTTCgccagctaaatcgtttgattagacgTTCCGAACCATTTGTTTAACAACGTCACCGCGCTGATCGATAGCTCTGGTAGAAGCTCAGCCAGACGGGAATAACTATACCTGTCAATACGTTCGCAACAGTTCAGCGGATATCGAAGCATCTTTTACTTTTACGATATCGACGGGGGTTGGACGACGAGAGAAATTCTATTCGGCCATTTTTATAACCTCTTTGCCCAGTGATATCCGGCgcgaatcatttttatattattcgaacgttcatatttattttattcgaatgttcgaacattttcgaactgcaaatATTCGCACGAACATTGTTCGTTTGTAACTAATTCGAGCGAAGAGAAAGCAATCTATATGTAGTCGTTCGTGTTATCTAGCGAGAGGGGAAACGTTATCGATCCGTTTGTTGTTGTTCCTTCGTCTCGTCGAAATTGTTATGAATACGAAATAATAGGCTCGTTGCGTTTAGTTGTTCGCAGACCGGCTTATTTTTGCGGAGCAACGGTCGATCCGAACCTGCATAGCCCTTTTTGTTTTCCAGGAATGTTCGTGTTCGTGTTCATCGAATGCGGACTATAGCAGTTAGAATGATTTATTTTACACAGAATTACATGTCACTTGTAACGGTATTTCCTTTACACAAATATACAGAACATGTGCGCGTTGATTATTGCATGGTCCCTGCTTTAGCAAGAACGAAATGTCTCATATTTTACATGGTACGATAAAATCCGATAAACTTCGATAGAGATGTAACAACTCGAAATGTTTCTTAACGCTGTCGCGACCGATGGTAACTAGGCTTCGACGTTATCGTTCAAACGAGCATACGAAGATGAAAAATCTGTTTGTTCGAATTAAGTTGTTAATCGCTTGGAATTCGTTGACCAAGTTTCATATTGTTTTTTTTCGACAATGTCGATGAATCTTAATGTCAAAAAAGCCGAAAATATTACAAATTCGAAATACTTTGTCGCTTTAAGAAAATATAATAGGTTATTTATTATCTAGGCTAATAATCGTGTCAAAGTATAATTTTGCGCTTTGTTACTTATCCCGTTCAACACGATATTTGCGTCAACGGTCGCGAAAGCgttagaaaatataatatactcTTTGTAAGAAATATATCTCGAACAACGTTAATTTCGTAGAATGCTATCGTTAAATGTTTCACAATTCAATGGTACGCAAGTATCGTGCATCGAATTATTTACACTAATAATCGCTCGGAACACAATCGTTTCATGCTATTtaacagtttcttttttttacatTGTCAACGGAATGTTCACGTAGCATCGGATTCGACGCgcttaatttaaatttatacatAAACTTCTCACTGTGGCAGTTTTCCTGTTTTCGGttataataatacatacataGAATTACGTATTCGATTCGTGAGCTCGATAGATAGGCTCGGCGTTAGAACTGCGCCGGCATTGAGCCGTCGACGAGaacagaaataaaaaattatgtagAAAAGTATAGAAACACGTTTTGTACGATTTTAGCAAGACGTCTGCCCAAAGAACATCGCGAATCTTGCCTTAATTCGCTGTAACATTGAACACTCGTCGAACGGTAGGCTTGTTAACGAGAACAGAAAACGAATTCGTCGTGAAATCGAACAATTCTTGCATCGGGTTCGACGGCATTCGTTTTCGGATAACAATtatacaagaatttcatagcgcCCGGCTGTTGTGAAATTGCGGATTCTATGCAGTTATGGCGTTCGGGATTGTCTAAATCATGGCATTGCGTACGGTTTAACGAAATTCAACGTGGCATTCATTTTGCTCGAATCTTTGGCGGCTCTCGATAGAGGACGGATTCGTTTTTCTTCGATTGCAGCGAAATCGGATCGTAGAGATTAATGTTCGCACAAACATCCGCAATTTGGTTGTTAAATGCCGTCGGGGAGCCAACGGAACCACtatggcagtcaacgtgttaagcgAATCTGTTTGGAAACGCGAAGGCACTGGCGTCGACGTCTTCTCAAACGCTTTTGGCATTTCTCTGGATACCGGCCGCCGGTTTAGGCTTCTCCGATTCGTGTGCTTCCCCTTTGACGGTGAACGTGACGTAATATTTCTTTGTGCGGTCCAGTCTTTCAGCTGGAAGAGCTATTATTTGCTTCTCTTCTCCGTGCGTCACTTCCACCTGTCGAAAAACAGAAATCTTTGAAAAATCTTTGAACCTCGATCTCGGTCTATGAAAAGTCGAATTGTTCTGAGAATACGAAAATTGTAAGAGGTAAATTGTATCGAGCCAGTAATTTCTAAATATGCATTTGTTTCGACAAATTTTCGATTAATATTCGAGTAAACACCGCTAAAAATTGTTCAATCGCgttccaaaatcatttttatacagggtgtcccgaaaatgtctcgcaatccggaaatgggaggttcctgaggtcgtttgaagcaactttttccttagcgaaaatgcaatccacagcttcgtttacgagttattaaggaaaaacactgatcaatgagaggcgagatcagctgccgcgaggtggccgagccaacggcgccagcggtcgagcggtcgaaacccagctcagctggcgcgaggcgaccgagccaacggcgccagcggtcgagcggtcgaatcctagctcagctggcgcgaggcggccgagccaacggcgccagcggtcggggcggtcgaatcccagctcagctggcgcgaggcgaccgagccaatgagcggaactggactccgtgcgctcgttggttgGGCCGTctagcgccagctgatctcgcctctcattggtcactgtttttcgttaataactcgtaaacgaagccgcggattgcattttcgctaaggaaaaagttgcttcaaatcacctcaggaatcctctaCATTcggattgagagacatttttgggacaccctgtatatacaaatATGTTTACGTAATATTTGAAAAGAACTGTCAACAATACTGTTGCCGTCTCTTCGAAGAGCgtataaattaatgtaattatacCGCAGATGTTCGTTTTTCTTCATATTTGGTTTAAACACGacatttttataaaacatataatttaacgaACAATATCAAAGTATGTATCTTTCTTAACCAATTGGCTGTTTTCGACGGGTATACGTCAAAAGTGTCTCAATcttatacgcataaaatgcactgaCATATGTATATAAAACGAAAACATTGCAGGTCGATGAAACTATTTTGGAGCTAAAGCTAAAAGTGTGGCttcgagggcaaagggttaCATGAAGGAAAATTACCGTCATTTGGCCCTTTCCACGACTTTCTATCTTCGGAAGAAGATCTGCTGGTTCTTGGCCGCCTCCACCTACTGCAATTATAATCTACAATCACAATAGGGTAACTGACTCCTTTCCAAGATCGTCATCATTGAATTCCCTTTTCCAGAATTCCATTTCCTCGCGAGATTTTCAAGCAGCTATACAGCGCAAGCACAAAGCCACGCGCTGATCTTTGGAAATTGATTCGAGATCGTTGGATACGGAATTCTGAAATTCATTTGTTCGAAAATATACTGGGATAACATACGATATGTGTACACGGGGAAAGAAGTGTAAGCGCTTGTTGCGTGATGACAGCGATGAGTTTTCTGGGTACACTGTTTCGCTTCGGTGCAGAAGTCTGGGGTGGCTGGCCTTCTTTGAAGTTTCCTCAGTTGGTCGTACAAAAAGCTCTCGAAGTGTCTGACAAAGAAATACATCCgttatacagcaatgtctcccttattgactcttagattgcgcacaaaaaatggacaatttggaaagaggagatacgattaaattGAGCCTTGAGCCTCGTTTTActgttacgaattatcaacaactataaaaacgagctgcaaggctcgaacgatcgtatctcctcttcccaaattgtccacttttcgtGGATAATCCGATCgtgaattagagagacattactgtactctctTCTTCAATTACGCAAACAATGTAAAATAGCTTTATATCGAAGAATGTCTGCCTGAAATTGCAGGCAACAGTGACAATCTTGTTTAGTCGGTAATTCAGTGAACCGTGAACGACAATATCTGAAATAACCTGAAGGTTAAGGGTTGGTCGTATTTTGCCACCCCGAGGGTTGGTCCAGACATTCCTGCTTTGTGGAAGGCGTCAACCTGAAACACAATAAAATCAGACGACATTCTTGTCTTGATCCATTACGATCTTTTCAGAGCATAGACCGAGAATGATTTACCTGTCTCTTGACCAAGACATGCTCGTTGGCTCTGCCATGTCGTATCTGCAGCCTCTTCAGCTCCATCAGCTGGAAAAAGATTTTTCTCTCCAGGTGATATCGTCTTAAACTGATCTGCACGTCCCTCGTAATAGTCTCCATGTTCAGAGCCTGCTGTTTAGCACTGATCGGACAACATTTCATGATTCTTCTCCTCGGTATCCTCGACACCCTCGGACTAGGTTCTATCCCGCTGTCCCTACCGCCGCTATCACGACGCTGTTTCCCTTGCAACCGGCTCGTTCTACTCTCCTCAGGACTTTGTATCCTTGTCACGCGCGTGCGAGTGCTGGGCTGCACCTGGTCGTGCATCAAAGACAATTTGTTCGCTTCAATCGATCAGCAAATTCGTAGATAATCGTTTCGCATCAAAATTCTGTTCAATCGATTCTCACTTGAGGCAAAGTGTCAGCATCCTCGGCCCTCTCATCAGCGCCCACGCGAGACGTTTCTTCCTCGCTGGTGCTAGGAAGAACCCTGACCACGCCGATCTCGTTGTCCTCTTCAAGCTCCGTCTCGTGCTCGTCGTCCTCCCCTATCACGTCTCGGAGCTCTTTCGCAATCTCTTCGTCCTCGTCGTCCCACTCCGGACTCTCGATGACCGCGACTATGGCGCTTCTGTCGGGAGACCGTTCCTCCGAGCTCTCGAAGAGACATTTTTTCGACCTCGACGACGATCTTCCGGCAGTCCTTGTTTTTCCCGTCGAGGGCCTCGACCGTCTCATTTGAGCAGACTTCGGCGAACTCGAGGAACTTTCGTCGATGTACCGGAAGCTCTCTTTCTCTGAGGAACGCGCGGGttcttttaaaatattattttcatactCGATGAAACGTAATTGCATTCAGAAATTATACAATGGCGGACGAAAGAATGTTTACGTAGCAGACGGTATGGTTAAACGCGATACAATATTACAAGAAggaatgtatattatataacagtGATCAATTTTTCATACGTTATGTGCAAGTGATAAATCTAGGCGGACAAAAGTAAGTTTAATTATTGCGGGTTTTTATGCAAGATAGAAATTGTCTGCACGAATCGCAAGAAATAGAGATTAAATAacaagttcattttttcattaatcCTTCTAATAGATTACGTATAATAGATCGACACTCTTAAATTCCATTAATCTTTATAATACTTTAAATCATAACTACCcaatttttgccataaacgcgTAATATCCATAGTCtattaattatgatttaatTAGACGTTTTCCTAATTATTTATTCCTAATATTTTGTTTGTCCTTCCTTAGTATCTGTCGCAGCTTCCAGCTTCTTTGGTATATTACTGATTATTTTAACGTGCTTACTGTTTACCGAATATCATTTTTCTAAAATATTCTTTTGTCCGTCACTGTACACCTAATCATGTTCCATCGAAAGGCAacctaatataatatacagggtgtcccaggttttaatgttcaaactttgtcagtgtattctatggcacgaagtaagaaaaaaatgttatgtaaacataggtcatacagagctttattaagaagttataacaaaagttCAGAATagaaatagtaatcaacttgctgctactgcgagcattggcttgaatagatcagcacatgccgtgtgtttatgtaagctgtgtttattaacacATCTCAAAAcgtctaccgttgttgacaaatacatgattgacatcgatcgaagatcgaacttatgaccgtgcgaatttcgtctctattctctttcatttcattgaacgaatttttgttataacttcttaataaagctctatatgacctatgtttacataacatttttttcgtactctgtgccatagaatatactgacaaagtttgaacattaaaacctgggacaccctgtacgcaTAAATAACACTCGACCGCTCACCCGCTGCAAACGCATCTTCGATAGGCAGCTTCTTGCTCTTCTTAGCCTCCTCGGACTCCTTCGCCTCATCCTCCAAATTCGATTTCGTCGGCGACGACGCCTCTACTGCTTCCTCTTCGCCCGTCAGCTTCCTTTTCGTGGCAACGGGCGTGTCGACGCTCAGCGACCTATCATCGGCTTCCTCCATCAACGCGGAATCCCTGGACGCCGAAGAAAGGTCCACAGACTTCCCTCGCGCCGAATCAGCTTGCTCCTTGTCATCCGGCGACTCCTTTCTCGAATCCTCTATCAAGATCACGTCCGTCTCTTTGCTCTCAGCAGTCATCATTTTTGGCGACTGCGAAGCCTCCTCCGCGGCCTCTTCGCTGGCCTTCTCCGACGACTTCGACGAACTCTTCCTCGTCGAAGACTCCCGtttcttgaactctctcttcttTCGGCTACTCTTCTGAGGACTCTCGCTGGACTGTGCGGAGGACGATTTCGATTTCTTCTCATCGATAGATGAAGGCCTCCTCTTCACGCTGCCTCGTCTACCTTTCGATTTACTTCCGGCATCATCGACCGTCGACTTCTTCTCTTCATCGTCCGACGGCGGAATATCCTCCACGGCTGTTCTCGGCGTAGAATCCCCTCTCTGCGAATCTCTGGTGAGACTTTCAGATCTGCTCGTCTGCTCGGACTCCTCTTGCTCGTCCTTGGAAGTGCGCCCGGACGCGTCCGTCTTCTCGTCGACAGACTTCAACGTGGCAATCTCGGATTTGTCCTCCTCGTGCTCGGTGTCCAGTCGATGGTAGTCTTTTTGGGAGTCCAGCGTGGGGCTTTCCGTCTCGGTTGTCGCGTGTGCGTCTAACCTGCCTAGAAAGAGGATTCTACAGAAAGTTTGCAGAGAATTGCAGGTGTTTCCTTAAAATATCGCGGTTTCAGAGACGCGCAGGCTAGAGATGATCGTGTTAAGACTAAAGGATAGTACGGCGTTGTCTGCACAACTGGCGCAATTTCGGGTCTGCCCTGTGACAGTTACGACAGAGGTGCTGAACTTTTTTGTGGGATTATGAACGTAGCAAAGGATATTGATCGACGATATTCCTTATATGAAACTTTTACCATCGTAATCGTTtcgtttttctgattaaaatcgtaccaaacacgatataattaTGATTATAGTTACTGGTGTAATAACTAATTGCTTATTATACAAagtaactattgggttggcaattgccgatttcagttatagatgtctgtcactcccatttttatgatatccgtaaatgttatattataaaattattattattattattatgttattttttattatccgtgaatgttagcaactggacaaattgaatgcagcggtcaaggaaaagcgaccagaatcggtcgatcgtaaaggtgtcattttccagcaggacaatgctaggccgcacacgtctttgtccactcggcaaaaattgatggatatcggttgggaattgatgttacacccaccatatggccctgatctcgcgccatcggattaccacttatttcgatccctggacaactcccttcgtggtaaaacttttaacgacgatgacgctgtaaaatctcacttaactcagtttttggccgaaaaggatcagactttctacgagcgtggaattttcaaggtgtcggagagatggcaaaaggtcatcgaacaaaatggaaaatacattacagattaaacttcgttccaagtaaaagaaaattttttatttcattgaacaaatcggcaattacttagttgtcaacccaatataaCCGTAATTTGTATCGTGTTTGGTGTCAATTTAATCAGCAGAACGAGTCGAATACGATGGTGAAAGTTTCGTAAAACGgactgaaaaaaattagaaaagttgCAATCTTCTGCTTCGCTCGCTAACTCGATTGCCGAGCTTGTCCGAAGACGCAATCTTGCCAGTTATGGCAGAGATCTTTCGCCAGTTGCGAAAAGAACACCGTACTTCGTCCAGAGTCTTACCTATTTCATCTTCGTCCCGCTCCTTGTCCTCTTCCTTGCCTTCGTCCGTTCTCTTGTCCTGTCCACCGTCGTCGGTGCCCTTTTTAGCTTCGTCGTCCTTCCCCGCACCCTCGTCCCCACTTTTTCTCCTGTCGCTTTCACGCTGCGTCTTCTCCTGCGTGATCTGCTGCCTCCTCTCCTCCACGCCCTTCCTCAGGCTGGCTGCCTTTGTCACGAGACTGCTGCCAGATTCGCCGCTGTGCTCCACGATATCGTCCACTTTGCCAGCACCGGATCCAACGTCCCTAATCACTTCCTCCGTCTCGATTATCTCCGTTCGCAATCTATCGTCGAAAGTGACCTCCTTAGAGGTCTCCAGAACGGATTTTGGCGTGTCCGGAGGCTGATCCTTGTGAACCATAGCGGTGACCACGACgcgttcgacggtctcctggcTGGTGCTATCGGTCACGTCTCTGCGGTATCGACTTTCGATGATCTTCTCCTGGGTGTCCTTGTCCTCGTCGACGGATGTCCTCGGCGTGCCTGTCTCGTGGAACTGTGACTCTTTCGCGCCTTTGTCAGAGGAATGCATCCGATCGGTCGTACTGTCGCCATTGTTGGACGACTTCGATCTACTGGAGTTCAGCTTTCTTCTCGTACTTCTGTGCGTCTTGGTGAACTTCGTCTCCTTCGAACTTTCCCTGGGCGTTTTCGACCTTCTCCCCGATACTACCTTCTCACACTTCTTCTCTAGGGACCGTTTCACCACTACCACTTCCAGGCTATCGTCGCTCACCGTTTCCTCCTCTTCGTCTTCTTTTCTGAACTCTTCTCTATCCTCGGTCCCATTGCTCTTGTCCATTTTACCGACTTCCTTTCGCCTTTCGGACCTTCTTTTAGCCTGCTCGTCAATGGGTTCGCAGCTTTCCGACTCGATGGAAGACTCGCTGGAGTCGCGCTTCGACTTCGCCGACCGCTTTTTACTTCGTCTTCTACGAATCTTCTGATCCGTATCGTCTTCTTCGTAGCTGAAGCAAGAGAACGATTAcgaatgaaattaataattaggTTGTTTTAATTGCGCGATATCGATCTTATGGGGACACTCGTTACCGTGCCGATTCGCTGCGAGCCCTCCTTGGATCTCTCTTCGAGGACGACTTCGACAGTCTGACCTCCTCCTCGCTGAAACTGCGACTGTCCTGACGGACCAGCTTCCGCAAATTCCCTCTTCGGCGTGTTCTCTTCTCGATCCATCGCTCTTCGTAGTACAGATCCGGAAGTTTGTGGCCACGATCTCGCCTACGAGGGCTGCTTTCAGAGTCTGTGCTGCTGTCCACGTGCCTCATCTGCAGCCTCGCTGCGAACACTGCACGCATTGCAAGTTAAAAGTCCGGTCGACGGGAATATTTGTGTGCTTAAGTTAAGTAAGTTAAATGAAGCTTCatccttcccctttaatttaaaaaaagagcagcatggctgcgattttttttcacaaagtTACAACATTTCAATGTAACCTTGTACGCTGATCTAACTCTCACCTAACCTTGCATACAAGGGTCACtgtaaagtgctgtaacttcgcgaaaaaaaatcgcagccatgttccatttttttcaaattaaaggggaaggatGAAACTTCGTTCGACTGTGAACGGCATCACCGAAAAAAATTTTAGGAAGACCATgcgtttcgtcaaacttggcaattgtCGATATAACAAACACGGCCTCGCATGTAAAGGGTTATCGTTGCAAGAGTGCAACAAACTTAAAATCTATAAACAGCATctcaaagtagagatttcaagctttaacttAAGAAAACGGTCACCATCCTgcgatgatttctcgcggagttatcgtcagtcgaagt contains:
- the LOC117219480 gene encoding uncharacterized protein LOC117219480 isoform X2, which produces MDTKTPPIPLKVQEKPKPKQPESVADVSLPPLTPYRNHRQKQKTTGTQWSRDAPTAIRYQDHQKKRPYRVLQIGATPLMHACQQGDRARVLRLLKEQKETIGYRDRTLRSALHYCMDAGTGGAVAAAAPELVNAPDAEGHTPLHLAVIAGDTQLVAVLLANGADVNAKDLEGHSVLHWATVCGEAECVRLVLAAGARPSTPDLRGGSPLHYAAQCCGAAATAELAVPKKVGLKVLQTLLEFGADVNAKDEDGRQPILWAASAGSVEAVLALARAGGSAAAGAADKDGLTALHCAASRGHARCVETLVNMCGAHPDHVDDNGCSALHYAATLGHADATALILKLGADPNRQDRKGRTPALCAAAKGQLETLKILAQHGGSLYARTVRGTGVAHEAVASGRIELIKWLAKKRPGTLDVATHDGKTPLHVAALHGHLDCCKVLLDNGARINAVLRTSKGNLMTALDAALYRGHRDCAKLIQMHGGTTAHQLKMQKTVPNKVFAARLQMRHVDSSTDSESSPRRRDRGHKLPDLYYEERWIEKRTRRRGNLRKLVRQDSRSFSEEEVRLSKSSSKRDPRRARSESARYEEDDTDQKIRRRRSKKRSAKSKRDSSESSIESESCEPIDEQAKRRSERRKEVGKMDKSNGTEDREEFRKEDEEEETVSDDSLEVVVVKRSLEKKCEKVVSGRRSKTPRESSKETKFTKTHRSTRRKLNSSRSKSSNNGDSTTDRMHSSDKGAKESQFHETGTPRTSVDEDKDTQEKIIESRYRRDVTDSTSQETVERVVVTAMVHKDQPPDTPKSVLETSKEVTFDDRLRTEIIETEEVIRDVGSGAGKVDDIVEHSGESGSSLVTKAASLRKGVEERRQQITQEKTQRESDRRKSGDEGAGKDDEAKKGTDDGGQDKRTDEGKEEDKERDEDEIGRLDAHATTETESPTLDSQKDYHRLDTEHEEDKSEIATLKSVDEKTDASGRTSKDEQEESEQTSRSESLTRDSQRGDSTPRTAVEDIPPSDDEEKKSTVDDAGSKSKGRRGSVKRRPSSIDEKKSKSSSAQSSESPQKSSRKKREFKKRESSTRKSSSKSSEKASEEAAEEASQSPKMMTAESKETDVILIEDSRKESPDDKEQADSARGKSVDLSSASRDSALMEEADDRSLSVDTPVATKRKLTGEEEAVEASSPTKSNLEDEAKESEEAKKSKKLPIEDAFAAEKESFRYIDESSSSSPKSAQMRRSRPSTGKTRTAGRSSSRSKKCLFESSEERSPDRSAIVAVIESPEWDDEDEEIAKELRDVIGEDDEHETELEEDNEIGVVRVLPSTSEEETSRVGADERAEDADTLPQVQPSTRTRVTRIQSPEESRTSRLQGKQRRDSGGRDSGIEPSPRVSRIPRRRIMKCCPISAKQQALNMETITRDVQISLRRYHLERKIFFQLMELKRLQIRHGRANEHVLVKRQVDAFHKAGMSGPTLGVAKYDQPLTFRHFESFLYDQLRKLQRRPATPDFCTEAKQCTQKTHRCHHATSAYTSFPVYTYHYNCSRWRRPRTSRSSSEDRKSWKGPNDGGSDARRREANNSSSS
- the LOC117219480 gene encoding uncharacterized protein LOC117219480 isoform X1, which produces MDTKTPPIPLKVQEKPKPKQPESVADVSLPPLTPYRNHRQKQKTTGTQWSRDAPTAIRYQDHQKKRPYRVLQIGATPLMHACQQGDRARVLRLLKEQKETIGYRDRTLRSALHYCMDAGTGGAVAAAAPELVNAPDAEGHTPLHLAVIAGDTQLVAVLLANGADVNAKDLEGHSVLHWATVCGEAECVRLVLAAGARPSTPDLRGGSPLHYAAQCCGAAATAELAVPKKVGLKVLQTLLEFGADVNAKDEDGRQPILWAASAGSVEAVLALARAGGSAAAGAADKDGLTALHCAASRGHARCVETLVNMCGAHPDHVDDNGCSALHYAATLGHADATALILKLGADPNRQDRKGRTPALCAAAKGQLETLKILAQHGGSLYARTVRGTGVAHEAVASGRIELIKWLAKKRPGTLDVATHDGKTPLHVAALHGHLDCCKVLLDNGARINAVLRTSKGNLMTALDAALYRGHRDCAKLIQMHGGTTAHQLKMQKTVPNKVFAARLQMRHVDSSTDSESSPRRRDRGHKLPDLYYEERWIEKRTRRRGNLRKLVRQDSRSFSEEEVRLSKSSSKRDPRRARSESARYEEDDTDQKIRRRRSKKRSAKSKRDSSESSIESESCEPIDEQAKRRSERRKEVGKMDKSNGTEDREEFRKEDEEEETVSDDSLEVVVVKRSLEKKCEKVVSGRRSKTPRESSKETKFTKTHRSTRRKLNSSRSKSSNNGDSTTDRMHSSDKGAKESQFHETGTPRTSVDEDKDTQEKIIESRYRRDVTDSTSQETVERVVVTAMVHKDQPPDTPKSVLETSKEVTFDDRLRTEIIETEEVIRDVGSGAGKVDDIVEHSGESGSSLVTKAASLRKGVEERRQQITQEKTQRESDRRKSGDEGAGKDDEAKKGTDDGGQDKRTDEGKEEDKERDEDEIGRLDAHATTETESPTLDSQKDYHRLDTEHEEDKSEIATLKSVDEKTDASGRTSKDEQEESEQTSRSESLTRDSQRGDSTPRTAVEDIPPSDDEEKKSTVDDAGSKSKGRRGSVKRRPSSIDEKKSKSSSAQSSESPQKSSRKKREFKKRESSTRKSSSKSSEKASEEAAEEASQSPKMMTAESKETDVILIEDSRKESPDDKEQADSARGKSVDLSSASRDSALMEEADDRSLSVDTPVATKRKLTGEEEAVEASSPTKSNLEDEAKESEEAKKSKKLPIEDAFAAEKESFRYIDESSSSSPKSAQMRRSRPSTGKTRTAGRSSSRSKKCLFESSEERSPDRSAIVAVIESPEWDDEDEEIAKELRDVIGEDDEHETELEEDNEIGVVRVLPSTSEEETSRVGADERAEDADTLPQVQPSTRTRVTRIQSPEESRTSRLQGKQRRDSGGRDSGIEPSPRVSRIPRRRIMKCCPISAKQQALNMETITRDVQISLRRYHLERKIFFQLMELKRLQIRHGRANEHVLVKRQVDAFHKAGMSGPTLGVAKYDQPLTFRHFESFLYDQLRKLQRRPATPDFCTEAKQCTQKTHRCHHATSAYTSFPVYTYLGGGGQEPADLLPKIESRGKGQMTVEVTHGEEKQIIALPAERLDRTKKYYVTFTVKGEAHESEKPKPAAGIQRNAKSV